A single region of the Halobacterium wangiae genome encodes:
- a CDS encoding DUF2270 domain-containing protein translates to MTEDEFDPEEPEEAEIGREMVDQSTGLGSVVAHFYRGEVAREVSWRERLDATTNWAVTVIAGILAYAFSSDDVSHSILLVGMGVGVVFLLIEARRFQQYDVWRSRVRSMQENLFANALDPSQGVEQRDWRRQLSEDYRRPKTKMPLRQALAHRLRRVYLPLLVGLLFVWLFRLTGADEPLVAAAGMSTAPGWFVLGLVGAVYLFLFVLAFWPGMQAVSETDDKIDRGDLERNE, encoded by the coding sequence ATGACCGAAGACGAGTTCGACCCGGAAGAACCAGAAGAGGCAGAGATCGGTCGAGAGATGGTCGACCAGAGCACCGGCCTCGGGTCGGTCGTCGCGCACTTCTACCGCGGTGAGGTCGCGCGCGAGGTCTCGTGGCGGGAGCGGCTAGACGCGACGACCAACTGGGCGGTGACAGTCATCGCGGGCATCCTCGCGTACGCGTTCTCCAGTGACGACGTCTCCCACTCGATCCTGCTCGTCGGGATGGGCGTCGGCGTCGTGTTTCTGCTGATCGAGGCCCGCCGGTTCCAGCAGTACGACGTCTGGCGATCGCGGGTGCGTTCGATGCAGGAGAACCTCTTCGCGAACGCGCTCGATCCCTCCCAGGGCGTCGAGCAACGGGACTGGCGTCGTCAGTTGAGCGAGGACTACAGGCGACCGAAGACGAAGATGCCGCTCCGACAGGCACTCGCCCACCGGCTCCGGCGGGTGTATCTGCCACTGCTGGTCGGACTCCTGTTCGTGTGGCTGTTCCGCCTGACCGGCGCGGACGAACCACTGGTGGCGGCTGCGGGAATGTCCACGGCGCCCGGCTGGTTCGTTCTCGGTCTCGTCGGCGCAGTCTACCTCTTCCTGTTCGTCCTGGCGTTCTGGCCGGGGATGCAGGCCGTCTCGGAGACGGACGACAAGATCGACCGCGGTGACCTCGAGAGAAACGAGTGA
- a CDS encoding type IV pilin, which yields MKEISLFDVPDADERGVSPVIGVILMVAITVILAAVIATFVLGFPDQVSESVNAGADISKSSDGNATVTWISQGNAEYLNVTAKNTDASNPVQLKQVGESVKVTGNTAGVSTNIVVTAYGESGTGTVVAQKELVLNESS from the coding sequence ATGAAGGAAATCAGCTTGTTCGACGTTCCGGACGCGGACGAACGCGGCGTATCGCCGGTCATCGGGGTCATCCTGATGGTCGCCATCACGGTCATCCTGGCCGCCGTCATCGCGACGTTCGTCCTCGGGTTCCCCGACCAGGTGAGCGAGAGCGTCAACGCCGGCGCCGACATCAGCAAGAGCAGCGACGGAAACGCGACTGTGACGTGGATCAGTCAGGGGAACGCGGAGTACCTGAACGTCACTGCGAAAAACACCGACGCCTCGAATCCAGTCCAACTAAAGCAAGTTGGTGAATCAGTGAAGGTTACTGGGAATACGGCTGGCGTGTCGACGAACATCGTCGTCACGGCGTACGGCGAGAGTGGGACCGGGACCGTCGTCGCACAGAAGGAACTGGTCCTCAACGAATCGTCGTAG
- a CDS encoding HalOD1 output domain-containing protein: MQTATSEIGIIDDEITSQAVVTAVAEETGADPMELDPLYNVVDSDALNTLLRSHDPGADGTLLEVEFVYAGCEVRVASDGTAQATALSE; encoded by the coding sequence ATGCAAACCGCAACGAGTGAAATAGGTATTATCGACGACGAAATCACGAGCCAGGCCGTCGTCACTGCAGTCGCCGAAGAGACTGGCGCCGACCCGATGGAACTCGACCCGCTGTACAACGTCGTCGACTCCGACGCCCTGAACACGCTGCTCCGATCCCACGACCCGGGAGCCGACGGTACACTCCTCGAAGTCGAATTCGTCTACGCGGGGTGTGAAGTCCGCGTGGCCAGCGACGGGACGGCACAGGCGACCGCCCTCTCGGAGTAA
- a CDS encoding DUF7344 domain-containing protein, whose amino-acid sequence MTNTTAGDPEKPPAAAELSEHDQYRLLANERRRVTVDVLADQSSPLTLGELATAVDARENDLGSERQRVLEVRLHHVHLPMLADAGVLDYDPETNRVEPRASRLEALTR is encoded by the coding sequence ATGACCAACACAACAGCGGGCGACCCTGAGAAACCACCGGCAGCCGCAGAGCTCTCCGAACACGACCAGTACCGACTGCTCGCTAACGAGCGGCGTCGCGTCACCGTCGACGTCCTCGCCGACCAGTCGTCCCCGTTGACACTCGGAGAGCTGGCGACAGCGGTCGACGCCCGGGAGAACGACCTCGGGAGCGAGCGGCAGCGAGTGCTCGAAGTCCGACTTCACCACGTCCACCTGCCGATGCTGGCGGACGCCGGCGTCCTCGACTACGACCCGGAGACCAACCGCGTCGAGCCGCGAGCGTCGAGACTCGAAGCATTGACTCGGTGA
- a CDS encoding HalOD1 output domain-containing protein, translating to MSRSEPPRDTIVRSYTPADDEAATTAVLEAVSLNSGVPVLELPPLSEAIDPDSLNAICRHTQNTANVQFEYAGQTVVVHEDRTVEVCLSS from the coding sequence ATGTCCCGTAGCGAGCCACCCCGCGATACGATAGTTCGGTCGTACACGCCCGCAGACGACGAGGCAGCGACCACTGCCGTACTCGAAGCAGTCAGCCTCAACTCCGGGGTGCCAGTTCTGGAGCTCCCGCCGCTCTCGGAGGCCATCGACCCGGACAGTCTGAACGCCATCTGTCGGCACACACAGAACACGGCGAACGTCCAGTTCGAGTACGCCGGCCAGACTGTCGTCGTGCACGAGGACCGGACTGTCGAGGTGTGCCTGAGTAGCTGA
- a CDS encoding DsrE family protein, which produces MQSVIHLVSGDETEQRTALNIARNLLDDESGSIDDIAIVAQAGGIHAVTTDGEHAEDVQSLLDDGVPFKGCSNTLAAFDLEESDLLDGVETVPEGAVEVTRLQDEGYAYLRP; this is translated from the coding sequence ATGCAGTCCGTCATCCACCTCGTCTCCGGCGACGAAACCGAACAGCGAACCGCACTCAACATCGCCCGGAACCTCCTGGACGACGAGAGCGGGAGCATCGACGACATCGCGATCGTCGCACAGGCCGGCGGCATCCACGCGGTGACGACCGACGGGGAGCACGCGGAGGACGTCCAGTCGCTGCTCGACGACGGCGTCCCGTTCAAGGGGTGTTCCAACACGCTCGCGGCGTTCGACCTCGAGGAGTCGGACCTCCTCGACGGCGTCGAGACGGTCCCCGAGGGCGCCGTCGAGGTGACCCGCCTGCAGGACGAGGGGTACGCCTACCTGCGGCCGTAA
- a CDS encoding haloacid dehalogenase type II, producing MTFDAARVSTVTFDSYSTLVDVDAAEAALADSVPDPEPVSERWRARSLEYTFVANQIDAYQSFYEMNRDALQSALDAYDVALSTDERDEILAVYHELDVFDDVRGAVERLRDGGYDCYVVSNGNPEMLASMVEHADIADLVEDTVSADEVRTFKPARELYRHAAARTGTPIDEIAHATAGWFDVVGASHAGMQSVWVNRSGAPWEPFDGEPDLTVEGLEELADALGV from the coding sequence ATGACGTTCGACGCAGCGCGCGTGAGCACGGTCACGTTCGACTCCTACAGCACGCTCGTCGACGTGGACGCGGCCGAGGCCGCGCTCGCGGACAGCGTTCCCGACCCCGAACCAGTCTCCGAACGCTGGCGAGCGCGGTCGCTGGAGTACACGTTCGTCGCGAACCAGATCGACGCCTACCAGTCGTTCTACGAGATGAACCGGGACGCACTCCAGTCCGCCCTCGACGCCTACGACGTGGCGCTCTCGACGGACGAACGCGACGAGATACTCGCCGTCTACCACGAACTCGACGTCTTCGACGACGTCCGCGGCGCCGTCGAACGACTCCGTGACGGCGGCTACGACTGCTACGTCGTCTCCAACGGGAACCCCGAGATGCTGGCGTCGATGGTCGAGCACGCCGACATCGCCGACCTCGTCGAGGACACTGTCAGCGCCGACGAGGTTCGCACGTTCAAACCCGCTCGGGAGCTGTACCGCCACGCCGCCGCCCGGACGGGGACGCCCATCGACGAGATAGCGCACGCGACCGCCGGCTGGTTCGACGTCGTGGGCGCCAGCCACGCCGGCATGCAGAGCGTCTGGGTGAACCGGAGCGGGGCGCCGTGGGAGCCCTTCGACGGCGAACCGGACCTGACCGTCGAGGGCCTCGAGGAACTGGCCGACGCGCTGGGTGTCTGA
- a CDS encoding Lrp/AsnC family transcriptional regulator: MAPQATTSDEWVDNEKVKRILKEHLDETDYRIYKALNEDGRMSDTEIGERVGLSRTAARRRRKKLQDEGLVDIIGVLVMQEAELAYADVFVTLDSSVVVEELDAFVEEVKDEELIYEIEEYMGKYDLLLRVWHASLSDVKTYLRSKLQDHEAVDSYETIPVTKTHKAWHKTFSNGTD, encoded by the coding sequence ATGGCTCCCCAGGCGACCACCAGCGACGAGTGGGTCGACAACGAGAAGGTCAAGCGAATTCTCAAAGAGCACCTCGACGAGACCGACTACCGCATCTACAAGGCGCTCAACGAGGACGGCCGGATGTCCGACACCGAAATCGGTGAACGCGTCGGGTTGTCGCGGACGGCCGCGCGACGGCGCCGGAAGAAACTGCAGGACGAGGGACTCGTCGACATCATCGGCGTCCTCGTCATGCAGGAGGCCGAACTCGCGTACGCCGACGTCTTCGTCACACTCGACTCGAGCGTCGTCGTCGAGGAACTGGACGCGTTCGTCGAGGAGGTCAAAGACGAGGAACTCATCTACGAGATCGAGGAGTACATGGGGAAGTACGACCTGCTCCTGCGGGTGTGGCACGCGTCGCTCTCGGACGTGAAGACGTACCTCCGGTCGAAGCTCCAGGACCACGAGGCGGTCGACAGCTACGAGACGATTCCGGTGACGAAGACCCACAAGGCCTGGCACAAGACGTTCTCGAACGGCACTGACTGA
- a CDS encoding cupin domain-containing protein translates to MSDEGVELTVLDDVWAESTGSPLTLFESEDPESEAGSYVIQPGERVPEEGWTSHEGDELSVILDGEVTLVTPDNEYTVSAGTLSVIPAGVEHYSVNETETPTRLVYTAIGGL, encoded by the coding sequence GTGAGCGACGAGGGTGTCGAGCTCACCGTTCTGGACGACGTCTGGGCGGAGAGCACTGGGAGTCCACTCACGCTGTTCGAGTCCGAAGACCCCGAGTCCGAAGCCGGTTCGTACGTCATCCAGCCGGGAGAACGCGTGCCGGAGGAGGGGTGGACGAGCCACGAGGGCGACGAACTCTCGGTGATCCTCGACGGCGAGGTGACGCTCGTCACGCCGGACAACGAGTACACCGTCTCCGCCGGCACGCTGTCGGTCATACCGGCGGGCGTCGAGCACTACAGCGTCAACGAGACGGAGACGCCTACGAGGCTCGTCTACACCGCCATCGGCGGGTTGTAG
- a CDS encoding hydantoinase B/oxoprolinase family protein: MRANAHTDDETDGVDPFTREVVTNALQSAAEEMFLNLGRTAKSSVIYETLDYACGVTDAEANVIAQANGVPGFLGTLKFCVADVVEKFGRETFEPGDVVVLNDYHGGTHLNDVAMVAPIFVDDELVGFTASKAHWTDVGGKDPGSWTTDATSVFQEGIQYPMVKLYEGGERNDAVFDIVIANTRMPAVTRGDMQAQKSSMEVGAERVVEVFERYGVDTVEQAVADDFDAGERLVREEIRDLPNGTYTAEDYLDDDGITDDPVHVEVEVTIREESVELDYTGTDPETEGPINAPYAASVSDIRAFFQAITLPHADTNEGFFRPLEVTIPEGTVLNATKPAPIGTDWEGSAMAADLPWKALAPHLPERLSAGHFLSVCATIVGGYDDRNDEDFLVVEPQPGGWGGSPGKDGADVLVCSGDGDTLEMPVEVMETRFPLLFDAFELDTPQEAGHGEYRGGTGLVQDYRMYNDSGGFITAGFGRSKFPPWGVEGGQDGDGNHIEIVRDGDGSVERHSNLTNHELDPGDVARLVTSSGGGWGDPHDRDPERVREDYHDDYVTRETARAVYGVVLTEDGEVDEAATAEHRATGGDDAHADDGSQSGGGGQ, translated from the coding sequence ATGAGAGCGAACGCACACACCGACGACGAGACCGACGGCGTCGACCCGTTCACGCGGGAAGTCGTCACGAACGCACTGCAGAGCGCCGCCGAGGAGATGTTCCTCAACCTCGGCCGCACCGCCAAGTCGAGCGTCATCTACGAGACACTCGACTACGCCTGCGGCGTCACGGACGCCGAGGCGAACGTCATCGCGCAGGCCAACGGCGTCCCCGGCTTCCTCGGCACGCTGAAGTTCTGCGTCGCCGACGTGGTCGAGAAGTTCGGGAGAGAGACGTTCGAACCCGGCGACGTCGTCGTGCTCAACGACTACCACGGCGGCACCCACCTCAACGACGTCGCGATGGTCGCACCCATCTTCGTCGACGACGAACTCGTCGGGTTCACCGCGTCGAAGGCCCACTGGACCGACGTCGGCGGGAAGGACCCGGGGTCGTGGACGACCGACGCGACCAGCGTGTTCCAGGAGGGCATCCAGTACCCGATGGTGAAACTGTACGAGGGCGGCGAGCGCAACGACGCCGTCTTCGACATCGTCATCGCGAACACGCGCATGCCGGCGGTCACTCGCGGCGACATGCAGGCACAGAAGTCCTCCATGGAGGTCGGTGCCGAGCGCGTCGTCGAAGTGTTCGAGCGCTACGGCGTCGACACCGTCGAGCAGGCCGTCGCCGACGACTTCGACGCCGGCGAGCGCCTCGTCCGGGAGGAGATACGGGACCTGCCGAACGGGACGTACACCGCCGAGGACTACCTCGACGACGACGGCATCACGGACGACCCGGTCCACGTGGAGGTGGAGGTCACCATCCGCGAGGAGTCCGTCGAACTCGACTACACGGGGACCGACCCAGAGACCGAGGGCCCCATCAACGCGCCGTACGCTGCCTCCGTCTCCGACATCCGGGCGTTCTTCCAGGCCATCACACTCCCCCACGCGGACACCAACGAGGGGTTCTTCCGGCCGCTCGAGGTCACCATCCCAGAAGGGACGGTGCTGAACGCGACGAAACCCGCACCCATCGGCACCGACTGGGAGGGGTCGGCGATGGCCGCCGACCTCCCGTGGAAGGCGCTGGCGCCACACCTCCCGGAGCGACTGTCGGCGGGCCACTTCCTCAGCGTCTGTGCGACAATCGTCGGCGGCTACGACGACCGCAACGACGAGGACTTCCTCGTCGTCGAACCGCAGCCCGGCGGGTGGGGTGGGAGTCCCGGGAAGGACGGCGCGGACGTCCTCGTCTGCTCGGGCGACGGCGACACCCTCGAGATGCCCGTGGAGGTGATGGAGACGCGGTTCCCCCTGCTGTTCGACGCCTTCGAACTCGACACGCCACAGGAGGCCGGCCACGGTGAGTACCGCGGCGGCACCGGACTCGTCCAGGACTACCGGATGTACAACGACTCGGGCGGCTTCATCACTGCCGGGTTCGGTCGGTCGAAGTTCCCACCGTGGGGCGTCGAGGGCGGCCAGGACGGCGACGGGAACCACATCGAGATCGTCCGAGACGGGGACGGCAGCGTCGAACGGCACAGCAACCTCACGAACCACGAACTGGACCCCGGCGACGTGGCACGGCTCGTGACCAGTTCGGGCGGCGGCTGGGGAGACCCCCACGACCGCGACCCGGAGCGCGTCCGCGAGGACTACCACGACGACTACGTCACGCGGGAGACTGCACGAGCGGTCTACGGTGTGGTGCTCACCGAGGACGGCGAAGTGGACGAAGCCGCGACCGCGGAACATCGGGCGACCGGGGGCGACGACGCTCACGCTGACGACGGTAGCCAGAGCGGAGGTGGAGGCCAGTGA
- a CDS encoding hydantoinase/oxoprolinase family protein: MAENTTRVAVDIGGTFTDLVAVEDGALSLEKASTTPSNFADGVVDALAKSELAPGTLDQFVHGTTVVINAITEREGEDTALLTTEGFRDVLDITRANRPDMYNYQYQKPEPFVPRRHRREIPERVDQTGAVLDPLDEEAVRAAARELREEGLDTIAVSYLHSYQNPEHERRTRELIADVHPDAYVTLSHELTKEYREYERTNTAVLNSYVRPIADEYLDTLEGRLTDQSFVGNTYAMKSNAGTASFAQARRRPVEMVESGPVGGVYGAARVGERIDEPDVVSFDMGGTTAKTSLVQDGEVTIDTDYWLESSANEEGYPLKIPVVDIVEIGAGGGSIAWVDKGGSINVGPKSAGAAPGPACYGRGGTEPTVTDADLLTGRLNPDYFLGGEMRLDTEAARSALEPLADEFGTSVREAAHGVLQVVNSNMANALKQVSIRRGHDPRDFVMVASGGAGPLHAATLGRELGVKETVVPRAPGQFSAWGMLLTDLRKDFARTHVTDFDGTAAPDVAAIFAEMEREAYDAYAGEDVADEDIVLERSVDLRYAGQEHTVNTPGPHGDVDGAAVAATIERFHERHERAYNFRMDDPVEVVNLRLTASAPMPEPDLDVVERDGDVAAAVKETREVDFGAEGVHDTRVYERGALPTTEPIEGPAVVEEPACTTLVHPGQTVDVDVLGNLHIS; this comes from the coding sequence ATGGCAGAGAATACCACCCGGGTCGCGGTCGACATCGGGGGGACGTTCACAGACCTCGTCGCCGTCGAGGACGGGGCGCTCTCTCTCGAGAAGGCGTCGACGACGCCCTCGAACTTCGCGGACGGCGTCGTCGACGCGCTCGCGAAGAGCGAACTTGCCCCCGGGACACTGGACCAGTTCGTCCACGGAACCACCGTCGTCATCAACGCCATCACGGAGCGAGAGGGCGAGGACACCGCACTGCTCACCACGGAGGGGTTCCGTGACGTCCTGGACATCACGCGTGCGAACCGCCCGGACATGTACAACTACCAGTACCAGAAACCCGAACCGTTCGTCCCCCGGCGACACCGCCGGGAGATACCCGAACGAGTAGACCAGACCGGCGCGGTCCTCGACCCGCTCGACGAGGAAGCTGTGCGAGCAGCCGCCAGGGAACTGCGGGAGGAGGGCCTCGACACCATCGCGGTGAGCTACCTCCACAGCTACCAGAACCCCGAGCACGAGCGCCGGACCCGTGAGCTCATCGCGGACGTCCACCCGGACGCGTACGTCACGCTCTCCCACGAACTCACCAAGGAGTACCGCGAGTACGAACGCACCAACACCGCGGTCCTGAACTCCTACGTCCGCCCCATCGCCGACGAGTACCTCGACACCCTGGAGGGACGCCTCACCGACCAGTCCTTCGTGGGGAACACGTACGCGATGAAGTCCAACGCCGGAACTGCGAGTTTCGCACAGGCGCGGCGCAGACCCGTCGAGATGGTGGAGAGCGGGCCGGTCGGCGGCGTCTACGGCGCGGCCCGCGTCGGCGAACGGATCGACGAACCGGACGTCGTCAGTTTCGACATGGGCGGCACCACTGCGAAGACCTCCCTCGTCCAGGACGGGGAGGTCACCATCGACACGGACTACTGGCTCGAGTCCTCGGCCAACGAGGAGGGGTACCCCCTGAAGATCCCCGTCGTCGACATCGTCGAAATCGGCGCCGGCGGGGGCTCCATCGCGTGGGTCGACAAGGGTGGCTCCATTAACGTCGGCCCGAAGAGCGCCGGTGCCGCACCGGGACCGGCGTGCTACGGGCGGGGCGGCACCGAACCGACGGTCACTGACGCCGACCTGCTCACCGGCCGACTCAACCCCGACTACTTCCTCGGCGGTGAGATGAGGCTCGACACCGAGGCGGCCCGCAGCGCGCTCGAACCACTGGCCGACGAGTTCGGCACGAGCGTACGCGAGGCCGCCCACGGCGTCCTCCAGGTTGTGAACTCGAACATGGCGAACGCGCTCAAGCAGGTGAGCATCCGGCGCGGCCACGACCCCCGGGACTTCGTGATGGTGGCCAGTGGCGGCGCGGGACCGCTGCACGCGGCGACGCTAGGGCGGGAACTCGGCGTGAAGGAGACGGTGGTCCCGCGGGCGCCGGGCCAGTTCTCCGCGTGGGGAATGTTGCTCACCGACCTCCGGAAGGACTTCGCGCGGACGCACGTCACCGACTTCGACGGGACGGCCGCCCCCGACGTCGCGGCCATCTTCGCGGAGATGGAGCGAGAGGCGTACGACGCCTACGCTGGCGAGGACGTCGCCGACGAGGACATCGTCCTCGAACGCAGCGTCGACCTCCGGTACGCGGGCCAGGAGCACACCGTGAACACGCCCGGCCCGCACGGCGACGTCGACGGCGCCGCCGTCGCGGCGACCATCGAGCGCTTCCACGAGCGCCACGAGCGGGCGTACAACTTCCGCATGGACGACCCCGTGGAGGTCGTGAACCTCCGCCTGACGGCGTCGGCGCCGATGCCGGAACCCGACTTGGACGTCGTCGAGCGGGACGGCGACGTCGCGGCCGCCGTGAAGGAGACCCGCGAGGTCGACTTCGGCGCCGAGGGCGTCCACGACACCCGCGTCTACGAACGCGGCGCACTCCCGACGACCGAACCCATCGAGGGGCCCGCGGTCGTCGAGGAACCGGCCTGCACGACGCTCGTCCACCCCGGACAGACGGTGGACGTCGACGTGCTCGGCAACCTCCACATCTCCTGA
- a CDS encoding ABC transporter ATP-binding protein — MSAETPDKTEGDSDATTAARGAVHRADESAADPLVSVRDLRKYYPVSEGVLRRSTSHVKAVDGVSFDVFPGETFAVVGESGCGKTTLGKTVARLYGATSGTVTFDGRDVTDLEGKALRRLRRDVQVVYQDPSSSLNPRRRIGNIVKEPLDVHGVGTKAERRDRVAELLRKVDLPVEFRHRYPSALSGGQKQRVAIARALAVEPKFVVLDEPTSALDVSVQAKVISLLDDLQDELGLTYLLISHDLSLVKNVADRIGVMYLGNFMEVADSEVLFENPLNPYTEQLLSAIPVVESHERELKPTAVEVQGETPDPQNPPSGCPFNPRCHRRFEACDVVEPELVEVEPGHLTRCLHDPGEKREEVIAALPDGVSFAERRGSGK, encoded by the coding sequence ATGAGCGCCGAAACGCCAGACAAGACCGAGGGGGACAGCGACGCGACGACGGCCGCCCGTGGCGCGGTCCACCGTGCCGACGAATCGGCGGCCGACCCGCTCGTCTCGGTCCGGGACCTGCGGAAGTACTACCCCGTCAGCGAGGGGGTTCTCAGGCGGTCGACGTCGCACGTGAAGGCCGTCGACGGCGTGAGCTTCGACGTCTTCCCGGGCGAGACGTTCGCCGTCGTCGGGGAGTCCGGCTGCGGGAAGACGACGCTCGGGAAGACCGTCGCGCGCCTGTACGGCGCGACGAGCGGGACGGTGACCTTCGACGGCCGGGACGTGACCGACCTGGAGGGCAAGGCGCTACGGCGCCTCCGGCGGGACGTCCAGGTGGTCTACCAGGACCCGTCGTCGTCGCTGAACCCCCGACGGCGCATCGGGAACATCGTGAAAGAGCCGCTGGACGTCCACGGGGTCGGCACGAAGGCCGAGCGCCGCGACCGGGTCGCGGAACTCCTCCGGAAGGTCGACCTCCCGGTGGAGTTCCGGCACCGCTACCCGAGCGCGCTCTCGGGCGGCCAGAAGCAGCGGGTCGCCATCGCTCGCGCGCTCGCTGTCGAACCGAAGTTCGTCGTGCTCGACGAGCCGACGAGCGCGCTCGACGTGAGCGTGCAGGCGAAGGTCATCTCGCTGCTCGACGACCTGCAGGACGAACTGGGGCTGACGTACCTGCTCATCAGCCACGACCTCAGCCTCGTAAAGAACGTCGCGGACCGCATCGGCGTGATGTACCTCGGGAACTTCATGGAGGTGGCCGACAGCGAGGTGCTGTTCGAGAACCCATTGAACCCGTACACGGAGCAGTTGCTCTCCGCGATTCCGGTCGTCGAGAGCCACGAACGGGAGCTGAAGCCGACGGCCGTGGAGGTCCAGGGGGAGACGCCGGACCCGCAGAATCCGCCGAGTGGCTGTCCGTTCAATCCGCGGTGTCATCGGCGGTTCGAGGCCTGTGACGTCGTGGAGCCCGAGCTGGTCGAGGTGGAGCCCGGCCACCTGACGCGGTGTCTCCACGACCCGGGGGAGAAGCGCGAGGAGGTGATCGCAGCGTTGCCCGACGGCGTCTCCTTCGCCGAACGGCGCGGGAGCGGGAAGTAA
- a CDS encoding ABC transporter ATP-binding protein, which produces MSGPILDVDDLTVSFDTYEGRHHVLNGVDLTVGEGETVALVGETGCGKSVTARSIMGTLPRPPGDITAGEIRYRGTDLLADAEAHERVKGEEMSMIFQDPMTYLSPVYPVGSMMADVATYSGGKEASWWDVLKNLLGRRDNRGEIRERSAELLERMRIPDPEGTLDRYPVELSGGMRQRVIVAMALINDPKFLIADEPTTALDVTVQNQILDLLRERVEERNLSMLYITHNLGVAREIADRICIMYAGEIVEVGRTEEIFDAPLHPYTRGLLDSIPKLTGFDGTGIDGQIPDYTDPPSGCRFHPRCPAAMAGTCDVEPVEDYEIGDGRTVACHLYEDGMDFETAAAIASDEATYHDDGGDDDTVPAEAGPGGNQ; this is translated from the coding sequence ATGTCGGGGCCCATCCTCGACGTCGACGACCTCACGGTGTCCTTCGACACGTACGAGGGACGCCACCACGTCCTGAACGGCGTCGACCTCACGGTCGGCGAGGGCGAGACGGTCGCACTCGTCGGCGAGACGGGGTGTGGGAAGTCGGTGACCGCCCGCTCCATCATGGGGACGCTCCCCCGGCCACCCGGCGACATCACGGCCGGGGAGATACGCTACAGGGGGACCGACCTGCTCGCGGACGCCGAGGCTCACGAGCGCGTGAAGGGCGAGGAGATGAGCATGATCTTCCAGGACCCGATGACGTACCTCTCCCCGGTGTACCCCGTCGGCTCGATGATGGCCGACGTGGCCACGTACAGCGGCGGGAAGGAGGCGTCCTGGTGGGACGTTCTGAAGAACCTGCTGGGCCGCCGCGACAACCGCGGGGAGATCCGCGAGCGGAGCGCCGAGCTGCTCGAGCGCATGCGGATCCCCGACCCCGAGGGGACCCTCGACCGCTATCCCGTGGAGCTGTCGGGCGGGATGCGCCAGCGCGTCATCGTCGCGATGGCGCTCATCAACGACCCCAAGTTCCTCATCGCGGACGAACCGACGACGGCCCTCGACGTCACCGTCCAGAACCAGATCCTGGACCTGCTCCGCGAGCGCGTCGAGGAGCGGAACCTCTCGATGCTGTACATCACGCACAACCTCGGGGTCGCCCGGGAGATTGCCGACCGCATCTGCATCATGTACGCCGGCGAGATCGTGGAGGTCGGCCGCACGGAGGAGATCTTCGACGCGCCGCTCCACCCGTACACGCGCGGACTGCTCGACAGCATCCCGAAGCTCACTGGCTTCGACGGCACCGGCATCGACGGCCAGATTCCGGACTACACGGACCCGCCCTCGGGCTGTCGGTTCCACCCCCGGTGTCCGGCGGCGATGGCAGGGACCTGTGACGTCGAGCCGGTCGAGGACTACGAGATCGGCGACGGCCGGACGGTCGCCTGCCACCTCTACGAGGACGGGATGGACTTCGAGACGGCCGCGGCGATCGCGTCCGACGAGGCGACGTACCACGACGACGGCGGTGACGACGATACGGTGCCGGCGGAGGCCGGCCCGGGAGGGAACCAATGA